From the genome of Nodosilinea sp. PGN35, one region includes:
- a CDS encoding DUF4926 domain-containing protein: MKLLDVVALTQNLPDLDLYKGQVGTIIEVYEPTIFEVEFVDLSGKTYAVETLNANQLMQLYYAPLPQTA; encoded by the coding sequence ATGAAACTTTTGGACGTAGTGGCTCTTACCCAAAACTTACCAGATCTTGATCTGTACAAAGGCCAGGTTGGTACCATTATTGAGGTGTATGAACCGACTATATTTGAAGTCGAATTTGTAGATCTCAGCGGCAAAACCTATGCAGTTGAAACACTCAACGCCAATCAATTGATGCAGCTTTACTACGCGCCTTTGCCACAAACAGCATAG
- a CDS encoding DUF6883 domain-containing protein — protein MKLPNPDQTVISADKLEGYSLNPNHSEGRHKAVVFQSALGLNLENVRELRAALIQAIKTQEAISTKRNAYGQKYQIEFEMTRNGKTALVRSIWIVRHDENFPRLVTCYIP, from the coding sequence TTGAAACTGCCTAATCCCGATCAGACTGTTATTTCTGCGGATAAGTTGGAGGGCTATTCGCTTAATCCTAACCATTCTGAAGGCCGTCATAAAGCTGTAGTCTTCCAATCAGCTTTAGGGCTCAATTTAGAGAATGTCAGGGAACTACGAGCGGCTTTAATTCAAGCTATCAAAACTCAAGAGGCGATATCAACTAAACGAAACGCCTATGGACAAAAGTACCAGATTGAGTTTGAAATGACTCGCAATGGCAAAACTGCTCTGGTCAGAAGCATTTGGATTGTTAGACACGATGAGAACTTCCCCCGGCTTGTAACCTGTTACATTCCCTAA
- the recF gene encoding DNA replication/repair protein RecF, whose product MYLTHLSLRHFRNYGEQQIDFAAPKTILVGENAQGKSNLLEAVELLATLKSHRTGRDRDLVQQDQPVAQISASVRRDLGVADLSLVLRQAGRRTAILNGEKLRRQLDFLGALNAVQFSSLDLDLVRGGPGERRTWLDTLLVQLEPVYAHILGQYNQVLKQRNALIKQSYGDDEGETGPSVDATEFALWDAQLAALGTRVIRRRARAIARLAPIAHQWHQAISGQREDLQIHYQPNVPMAEDDPQVIQASFLEKIKLRAVAEQHQRTSLVGPHRDDIEFAINNTPSRQYGSQGQQRTLVLALKLAELHLIDEVIGEPPLLLLDDVLAELDLNRQNQLLEAIQDRFQTIITTTHLGAFGSQWMTSSQILTVKAGRIEDS is encoded by the coding sequence TTGTACCTCACGCACCTATCGCTCAGGCACTTTCGCAACTATGGCGAGCAGCAGATTGACTTTGCGGCTCCCAAGACGATTTTGGTGGGGGAAAATGCCCAGGGCAAGTCGAACTTGCTGGAGGCGGTGGAACTGCTGGCAACGCTGAAGTCGCATCGGACGGGGCGCGATCGCGACCTCGTGCAGCAAGACCAGCCCGTCGCTCAAATCAGCGCCTCTGTCCGCAGGGATTTAGGCGTGGCCGATCTCTCCCTGGTGCTGCGGCAGGCGGGGCGGCGCACGGCCATTCTCAACGGTGAAAAGCTGCGGCGACAGCTCGATTTTTTGGGTGCTCTCAACGCGGTGCAGTTCTCCAGTTTGGATCTCGACCTGGTGCGGGGCGGGCCGGGGGAGCGACGCACCTGGCTCGACACGCTGCTGGTTCAGCTAGAGCCGGTCTATGCCCACATTCTCGGTCAGTACAACCAGGTGCTGAAGCAGCGCAACGCCCTGATCAAGCAATCCTACGGTGACGACGAGGGGGAAACTGGGCCATCTGTAGATGCCACCGAGTTTGCCCTGTGGGATGCCCAGCTGGCGGCCCTGGGCACGCGGGTGATTCGGCGGCGAGCCAGGGCGATCGCCCGACTGGCCCCGATCGCCCACCAGTGGCACCAGGCGATCAGTGGCCAGCGCGAAGACCTGCAAATTCATTACCAGCCCAACGTGCCCATGGCCGAGGATGACCCCCAGGTAATTCAGGCCAGCTTTTTGGAGAAGATTAAACTGCGGGCTGTGGCCGAGCAGCACCAGCGCACCAGCCTGGTTGGCCCCCACCGCGACGACATCGAGTTTGCCATCAACAACACCCCCAGCCGCCAGTACGGCTCCCAGGGACAGCAGCGTACCCTGGTGCTGGCCCTCAAGCTGGCGGAGCTGCACCTGATCGATGAGGTGATCGGCGAACCGCCCCTGCTATTGCTCGACGACGTGCTGGCTGAGTTAGACTTAAACCGCCAAAACCAATTACTGGAGGCGATTCAAGACCGCTTTCAAACCATCATCACTACCACGCACCTCGGTGCTTTTGGCAGCCAGTGGATGACCTCATCGCAGATTTTGACCGTCAAGGCTGGACGCATTGAGGACAGCTAA